The sequence TGGACATTCCGTGCTGAATAGAAATCTTGCGCAGAGACTCACTGACCTTGCGTCTGATGCGGTCGTCACGTTCTGTTTCGATGCGATGGGCGGTGCTGGCCAAGCTTGTGCGTTGGCTTAAAAATTCGTCATTCCAAGCCGCGCTTTCTTCGGTCTGGATGCGGTACTCGTCGCCAACCTTCATCAGCAGTTCGCAGGAGTTCAACAGGCCCGGAAGCTTGCTGCGCAGCACGCTTGAGCCTTGGGACAAATCCTCCACGAGTAAGTCTGCGAGCGTGTCCACCGTAGTTTTCAGGCCGATTTCAGTGTTTGCAGCGGCTAGCTTGGTGATCAAAAACACAAGGGCGCACGCTCTGGACATGAGCTGTTCATCGGTAGACCCGGATTTCCACCCCACGGTTTTTTCGTACACTTTGCGCGGCAGGATTCTGGTACGGAGGAGATTTTCCGCCAGGTCAAAGAAAATAAAGTCCGCCGGTGCGACATGCCCGATGGGTTGTTCGGCATTGGTTTGGATGACCTTGTGAATCAGGCTGAGCTGGTTGCGGAGCTGACTGTCCGTCCCAGACTGATCCAGGACACGTAAGGCATTTTCCCAAAGACGGCGGCGAACCGGCAGGATGGGGTAGTCATGAACGATGTATTCCAAGTCCGCCTGGCGGTGCGCGATGGTGGTTCCTGTCAGATGGCGGGAGATTTCGCCTAAATTGGCCTGGACCATTGAACTGATGGGAGCCATGGCCTCAGGTTTTTTGGCCAGGATGACCTGCCGAATAACCGCGTCCACATCGGCGTCAGAAAGCTCGACTCGGACCGTAAACCGTCCTTCAAGTTTTTTGAGGTTGCTTGTCCCAGTCACGGCGGTCTGCCCGGTGCCCACAAAGAGCAGCTTGCCGCCGATGTTCTTGGAACAGGCCTCGACAACTTCCTGCACATCGATCGACCGTTGACTGTCCTCGCCGATGTATTGTTGGACTTCGTCCAGCACGATCAGGGTCAGCGGCAGTTTGCCATCCTTGGACAGGGCCTGCTTGATAGCTTTTATCATGTCGTCGCTGGAAACGTCTTTGCCGGATGGAAACTGGTTTCGCAGAATATCGGCGCAGGTTTTTTCATCGAAAAAGATTTGCGGCCTGATTTTGACCAGAGCTTCGCGGAGCACCGTGGAGACGTGCAGACGCAGGACTTCCTGGTCCCAAATTTTACCCGCATTTTCGACATGTTGTCGAATTTGATCCAAGATGCCTTCTTCCTGGAGCCACATGACGAATGATGCAAAGTGGTACTTCGCGGGCAGTCCGACGGATTTGAAGATCATGGCCAAAATGGCGGCGCGGGCACTGTTGCTGTCATCGTTGGCCTTCAAGGTGCCGCTGACGCTGTGTAAACCGCCATGTCTCTGTCCGGCTGTTTTCAATTCTAGGAATAGCTCCTGAACTTCAGGTGGGAGGGTCGTGATGCCTCGCGCGGTGGCTCCATCGGAAAAGATATAGTCCAGCCAGAGAGCGGCCAGAATTTTAACCAAGTGCGATTTGCCTGACCCGAAAAAACCGCTGATCCAGACGCCTGGCTGTTGGGGGTGTTTGAGATTCTCCAAATACGTCCGCAGAATGTGCACCAATCCTTTTTCGTACTGTCCGCTGCACACAAAGGTTTCAAGCTCGTAGCGAAGGATGCTTTCGTCCGACTCGTTAACGCTTGCCACGCCCTGGTTGGCCAGTTTGCGCGATACAGGATCTTTGAGAAAAATGTATTTGTTGAGCATGGGAGTTCCTAGAATGATTTGTCGGCGGTGATGGGTACCGCGAGATAATTCCAGCCATCGTAGCCGTCGAGCAGGCGATAGTTGTTGTTTTCGTAACTGCCGGGGAAAAAGATCATCAGGCGTCCCTTGACCAAAGGAGCCAAGCTATCCACGAGGTCTTTGACCTTGGCGAATCCAAAGAGTGCGCCCACACCCAGCACCGCGATTACAGCGTTTGGATTTGCCGTGGCCTCACCTATGTACGTATTGAAGGATGAGATTAGGAAACGAAGATATTCCTCCGGGAGAAGGTCGCCCAGTAGGCTTGGTTCTCTGAAGAATTCCTCGGCGTAATCCTCGTTTGCCAACCACAGGGCGAATGAGTCGGTCACATCAAAGACAAACCAGTCGTGACCGGCTTGGCGTGTGGTCAGCTCGAACTCTTCGATTTTGGCCCTGAGACGAAGTTCTTCATTCTCGTCATAAACGCAGAAAATGACCCGCTGGGCTGGGGCGGCATCTTCACGCCAAGGGACGGCGATAAAGTTGGCATAGGATTGGATCAGCCTTTTAACTTTGCTCACGCAGCAACTCCATTTCCTTATCAGTCAGAAGGTTTGGAAAAAGGACTTCGACCACGGTGCCGATCCTTTTTAAAACGATCCAGCCACGGCGAGAAGCCTCTGCGGCGGCATCAAGAGCCGATTCCAGGGGACAGTCAAGGAGGTTCATGTATTCTGATTGGAAAAGGGACATTCCACGCAACCCGTTAAGATACCCCAAAAGAAGAGCATAAGCCGTCGCGCCAGGGGTGACGGGTGGCTGAGAGCGAATTTTTCGGACACGGCCACTCAGATAACCCGCCTGCGTCCAGGACGAACTGATATTCTGCGCCAGCGATTTAAGCGTGGCGGCGCTGAAACGGTCAGTCTCCAGCGAATCAATGTAGTGTTCGAGGTTCTGCCGGATGACCGTTGATCCAATGGGGTGATCAAAGAGGAATGGTGTTGCGCTGCGTAAAAGGGGGTCGCGGGCGTACGCGCAAAGGAAGGCCAGAGATGCCCTGGCGGATGGATCCCGCTGCCAGAGGTAAAGGAGGTTACGAAATAAGGTGGTCCCTGTGTCCAGACTATAAAGATCCACGAGGTGCCGGTAGGTCAGCAACCTCGTTCGGCCCGAACGCTTGTTAAGGCAGTTCTCGTCGACAATGGCCTTCCGGAAGTCATCTTTGGAAACCGTAAATTCCGTAGGTTGCCGCAAGACTTCCTGGAGTTCCTCGAACATGATGGTTCGAGCCAGATGGGCTCCCCCTCGTTCATAACTGAATCCGAACGGGCTGATTCCCTTAGAATGCTTATCTTTGTTCGTCAAAACACGTGCCTTTTATAATGAATAATTGGTGAGAAGCTTTTTTCTGAAAAGTGTTAAACAGGCCATCGTCAAGAAGGCCCCCCACGTTTGAAGGCCGCCTTAACCCATGCCTTAGCTTCTGTAATAGGGCTTGGGCCTCCTTTCTGAAGGAACATGCTGGACGTGGCTTGAATGGACGTGACGTTGCCTGTTTTCGTCTGAGAACTCAAGGTAATAAGGGCTTTCTTCGATTCTGATGCTGGGCCGAACAAGTCTTCGTAGCCCTGCCAGGCTTCGCCGGTGACAATGACGTAGCCCAAGTCGACGCGGGGGAGTGTCGTGGTCAATTTTTCGTTCGCGCGAACGCAGGCCCGCAAGGCGAGGGTTTTGGCCTTGTTGTCGAAGAAAAGCAGTATCACATTCTGCCCTCGATCTTCCTCAAAGACGAAAGTGATCGCCTTTGCGGAATTATCCGATGAGACAGCGTGCGTAAGTGGAAATGTTGCGAGATGAACTGAATTCGGCTCATCTGGAATAGGCTTTTCTGGGGCCTGCTTGGTTTGCGTTTGTGGGGGGCTGAAAATGCTGGTCACGGTGGCCTGCATGGTTTTGTAGGCACCGATCAAGAGGAGGGCGGCCAGGGCGCATGCTGCTAATTTGAGCGTCAGCGCAGACCACTGAATTTGTTTGGTTGGCGATTGCTTGTGCTGCGAATCCTGGCCGGAAAGAAGGGCTTGCAATGTCCTGGTTAAATCCTTGGGGGCTGCTGCCTGGGCGGACGTGCTGTCGTGAGGTGAATTCGTCTGGACGTGGGCGTAGATGACGCCGCATTTCGGGCATTCGCCCGCGCTAAAGTGCAGATCATCGTTTTGTGTACGCTCATAATAGCATTTCGGACAGACAATGCCGCCGGTCTTGGACTGAGGGACCATTGGGCTGGGTTGTGCTGTCTGGTCGGACAACGCCGCGGCCAGAAAGGGGATGATTTGATCCCTCGCCTGGGCCGGAAGACTCCCACGCTGCGAGAGAATATACGGCCGTAAGAAGCGGATATTCAGCACCTCAACGCCTCTCACCAGCCCACGAATTTGTATAAATCCCCGAGAGAAGCAAAGAATAGGCATGATCGTCTGTCCGCCAAGTCTCTCCGCGCCCAGATGATCCCGGAGCGAGTAGGTTTGGCTCCAGCATTGATTCAAAAAATCCTTGAAGAATTTACGCCCGTTTCTGAGCAGAACGTCGTTTTCCTGGGTTATGTTCCCTTTCTGGCTCTTGGTCTCCACCAGAAAAATGCCATTGGGGCCGATTACGACATGGTCGATGTTGAAACCAGGGAATTCGAGGTCATGGAAGACGTAGTAATCGTCAGGGAGTTCCTGAAGGGCGTCGGCGACGGCTTGTTCAGCTTCGGCGCCTGTGTCGGCGTCGGAAATGCGTTTTTTGAGCTTGATTCCGGTTTCTTCAAGTGACTTGATGGAGACGATATAAATGCCAGCGACCACGACGCCCCAGAAAAAATGGCCACGGGTTAGCAGATAATACCCGAGAGGTATCAGCAGCAGTAGCGAAAGCATGGGCAGGGCGATGCGCGAAAGCAAGTCCTGATACCGTGTGTCGCCCATGGAAAAAACACTTTTCCCAGCTGATCCAAAGACCTGAGCCATTTCCTCCTCGTCCTCCTGGTTCGTGAGCACTCGAAATGTGCTGCACATTTTGTTGCAGCCATTTTGATAAGCCTCAGCTGGGCGAAAGTGTCAAGAATTTTAGGATGTAAGACATCTTGGCCGGTGTTGTTGAATTCGTGCGGAAAATTGGTTCTTGTCAGACGCCAGCCGAAACATAATGTTTCCAATACACCTTCTTTGGGGATTTATCGTCTTGGATAGTGGAGATCGTCCCAGGCTGTTGGGACGATCTCGTGGAAATTCTGTTGCGCTTTTTCTGTTTGGTAAGCGGTATCAATGAAAGGCCATCTCGATTTATTTCGGGATTTTTTCGATGATTATTGAACTATCTGAGCGTGTTATTCATGAGACGATGCGTTATTCATGGCATCCAACTCTGCAACCGCATCCTTTGCGGCGTGGTAGTCCTTCTCCATCAGATACTTACGCAGAATCAGGCGCTCTTTTGACGTCACCTTGAGCTCAGGGTGAAGGCGTATGCGGTCGTCTTCGATGTCCCAAGGATACTTTCGCAGTATGCGCCTGAGCGTAGTCACTTCCTCGGGATCAATCGGATTCTTTGGAGGCCTCACCTTGGAGAAGTCATAGACCATTGTGTGCATGGGTGTTCTCCTCTTATCTACGCTTGGGTTTCTTCATGAACGTTTCAAGAAGCAGGGCGCCTTTTTCCTGCAAGGCGTTCAGATCGGGCGCCGTAAGATCTTTGAACTTTTCCTGGCCGACGAACTCGCCTTGGAACATCTTTTTTTTCGGGTCGTATCCCATTGCAAGCACATTGCCGCCAGGGAAGGCCGAAAGCCAGAAGAGCCCATCCCTTGGCTGAAGCCATTCGATCATCATGCCCGACATGCCCACCCCGGCAACCCTGACGCCGCCATCAAGCATGGCGTCATAACGCTCGTGGTGATGAGCGTGAACATGAATTCTGGCCTTGAGGGAGCGGGCCACTTCACCCAGGATCCGGTAGCCGAGTTTGTAGGATTCCGGGGCCTCGTGACT is a genomic window of Desulfomicrobium baculatum DSM 4028 containing:
- the brxC gene encoding BREX system P-loop protein BrxC, with protein sequence MLNKYIFLKDPVSRKLANQGVASVNESDESILRYELETFVCSGQYEKGLVHILRTYLENLKHPQQPGVWISGFFGSGKSHLVKILAALWLDYIFSDGATARGITTLPPEVQELFLELKTAGQRHGGLHSVSGTLKANDDSNSARAAILAMIFKSVGLPAKYHFASFVMWLQEEGILDQIRQHVENAGKIWDQEVLRLHVSTVLREALVKIRPQIFFDEKTCADILRNQFPSGKDVSSDDMIKAIKQALSKDGKLPLTLIVLDEVQQYIGEDSQRSIDVQEVVEACSKNIGGKLLFVGTGQTAVTGTSNLKKLEGRFTVRVELSDADVDAVIRQVILAKKPEAMAPISSMVQANLGEISRHLTGTTIAHRQADLEYIVHDYPILPVRRRLWENALRVLDQSGTDSQLRNQLSLIHKVIQTNAEQPIGHVAPADFIFFDLAENLLRTRILPRKVYEKTVGWKSGSTDEQLMSRACALVFLITKLAAANTEIGLKTTVDTLADLLVEDLSQGSSVLRSKLPGLLNSCELLMKVGDEYRIQTEESAAWNDEFLSQRTSLASTAHRIETERDDRIRRKVSESLRKISIQHGMSKTPRDISTIFDSQLPSDASGKICVWIRDGWSTDENSVLADARHAGNQSPTIFVFIPKRSADDLRHQLMDYKAASATLEKRGVPSTPEGTEARAAMETAKFNAEARIAALLDDAFSGARVFQGGGNEILGNELQDKVTEAAKNSLARLFPQFDLADNNGWTKVLERAQKGAPDALKAVGYEGEPGANVVCKAILGFIAGGKKGVDIRSHFEGPVYGWPRDAVDGALLVMVNAGLVRALDDMGKALDAKTLDRRNFGKTSFKVEATTISAAQKIQIRKVLQKIGIAAKQGEESASIPEFVQSMKNLAERAGGDAPKPAIPDTACLEDIRLTTGNEQLLAVYNLRDELAALIDSWTEVADQISKRGPAWTTLVRLKKHAATLSQAKLLFDQISIIEQERQLLNDPDLVSPLVSSLAQILRAELNRLDREYSTKHEEGMARLKQDDNWQQLEPEQRHQLLSGQMLHESARPKVEVQATEDVLRTLEAFSLSMFEDRIAAMPGRFDAVLQAAAELMEPEAKFVHLPRRTIKSADELDAWLVEVKKQLVTALNSGPVVIQ
- a CDS encoding BREX protein BrxB domain-containing protein, yielding MSKVKRLIQSYANFIAVPWREDAAPAQRVIFCVYDENEELRLRAKIEEFELTTRQAGHDWFVFDVTDSFALWLANEDYAEEFFREPSLLGDLLPEEYLRFLISSFNTYIGEATANPNAVIAVLGVGALFGFAKVKDLVDSLAPLVKGRLMIFFPGSYENNNYRLLDGYDGWNYLAVPITADKSF
- a CDS encoding nuclease-related domain-containing protein, with amino-acid sequence MAQVFGSAGKSVFSMGDTRYQDLLSRIALPMLSLLLLIPLGYYLLTRGHFFWGVVVAGIYIVSIKSLEETGIKLKKRISDADTGAEAEQAVADALQELPDDYYVFHDLEFPGFNIDHVVIGPNGIFLVETKSQKGNITQENDVLLRNGRKFFKDFLNQCWSQTYSLRDHLGAERLGGQTIMPILCFSRGFIQIRGLVRGVEVLNIRFLRPYILSQRGSLPAQARDQIIPFLAAALSDQTAQPSPMVPQSKTGGIVCPKCYYERTQNDDLHFSAGECPKCGVIYAHVQTNSPHDSTSAQAAAPKDLTRTLQALLSGQDSQHKQSPTKQIQWSALTLKLAACALAALLLIGAYKTMQATVTSIFSPPQTQTKQAPEKPIPDEPNSVHLATFPLTHAVSSDNSAKAITFVFEEDRGQNVILLFFDNKAKTLALRACVRANEKLTTTLPRVDLGYVIVTGEAWQGYEDLFGPASESKKALITLSSQTKTGNVTSIQATSSMFLQKGGPSPITEAKAWVKAAFKRGGPS